Sequence from the Equus quagga isolate Etosha38 chromosome 15, UCLA_HA_Equagga_1.0, whole genome shotgun sequence genome:
CAGTTCAGCAGTTCAACGAGATCAGTTCAGCAATATGAGGACaaaactatatttatttctattttatagttatcttctatttatgacaAATGAGACGGTTTTCCATTTATGGTGATGATATATCATCAAGGAAATTTAATTAAAGAAGAATATTGAATAAGTAATAGTAAAGATAGGGTGCAGGTATGGCAAAAATCATGAGGATGATTTAGGAAACTTTAGGGTTTCTGCTTGGTGGAGTCTTAGTGAGTTTACTTTAGCGTCATCTGAACTTCCAGAAGATGCTGGAAATGACCTATTCTTGGGCTCTCTAAATCTGATGGGATGGTTCTGATCAACCAAGAACActactgaggggccagccctgtggccaagtggttaagtttgcatgctccgctttggtagccccgggtttgctgattcggatcctggacgcagatcTATGCACtcctcttcaggccatgctgaggcagcgtcccacatagaagagctagaatgacctacaactaggatatacaactatgtactggggctttagggaggaaagaaaaaagaggaagatgggcaacagctcagggccaatctctctcaccaaaaaaaaaaaaaaaagctactaagTCTCCATTTTCTCCCCTTCCCATAGAATGCCCCTTGTGCCAACAATGAGCTGATAAGCTGAATCTTCCCTGctgccaatcaaaactacaccaGATATTGTCTTCGTGCAGCTCTAAGTGCAGGCATTTTGGGGCTgtacccattcatttattcagcattcattcagcaaacactatGTGCCAAGTGGCAAGCAGAGGACATGCTCCATTTACTCCCAGAAAGTATGAAATCCCTGCCACCCAAGGATAAAGCAATCTGTCTGATGTGATGGAAAGACGGTAGATTTGGAGTCAGACCAGGACCTTAGAAATCAGGCTCCATAACTAAATCACTGTGTATCATGGACACGTCCCTTCTCTTCTATGGTGTTTTTTTTCTGACAccactgtttttttgtttgtttgtttttctaacacCAAATACTTATTTTTCCACACTAATTCTCCATTCTCCAACAACAACTGGAtgtccaacaattcaattcacTTCTGACCTTGACTCCCAGAGTTAGTGCAGACTCCacaggctaagggctcagtcccacaagactgcccccactgcAGATGCCAGCTGCAAATGGGGTTCCCAAGCTACTCTCACTTTGCCCAGTTGACTACAAATTTGGGGgttcccaccaccacctcctcagTTCCGATAATTATctggaatgactcacagaacttaGGAAAGTACTCTACTTACTATTACggatttattataaaggatgcaactcaggaacagccaaatgggaGAGATGCATAACACAAGGTATCAGGGTGGAGATGGCACAGTTTCTATGACCTCTTTGGGTGCACCACCCTCACAGCACCTCAAGGTTTTGGGCTTTTTATGGAGATTTCATTACGTAGGCATAGCCACTGGTGACTGAACTCGAtatccagccccctcccctcccaggaggtCAGGAGATGGGGGGGATGAGGGAAGGGGACATGGGTGAGGATAGAGGGTTAACAGTTTCaactctctaatcacatggttggttcctctgCCGAACAGCTTTCTAGATATCTGAAGCTACTTAGCCCCCTTCACCCTAAAGAGTCACCtgattagcataaactcaggtgtagTTCATAGGGGTTCATTATGAACAACAAAAGACGCtctcatcactcaggaaattccaagggttttaagagctctgtgccaggaacactGGATAAAGAccaagtatatattttttgattacACTATACCTTCCTTGAGCCTGTCTTCTGGTTATAAAAAGAGGGTATTCAACTGGATAAGAGGTTGCAAACTGGAGGCCGATAGGCCATATCTAGACTGcactctgttttaaaaaatgaatttgtaaccaacatttaaaaattatgtttctcaTAGAAATAATCCAGATTTCTGATCTCTCCTGAAAATCAGAAGATCTAGCAACACTAGGTCAGCATTCCCAAATGGCAACATCTGCCTGCACCTTTAAAAGGGCTTTTCTATTTGCCATAGTCCCCACCATTCCCTATTGTACCACCTACCTCGCCTGACTCATTAACGTTACCTCCTGGGCCCCTGTATTTCTAAAGTCCTTTCAAACCCCCAAACCTATGATACTAGAAGGATTAGGTTATTGTCAACTACAAGCTCCTTGAGGATGGGGCTGTAACAAATTctagatagagatatatatatatattttttttttttttttgaggaagagtagccctgagctaactactgccgatcctcctctttctttttttgctgaggaagactggccctgagctaacatctgtgcccatcttcctctacttttttttatatgtgggacgcctaccacagcatggtgcttgccgagcagtgccatgtctgcatccgggatccgaaccagagaaccccgggccgccaagaagcagaacacgcgaacttaaccgctgcaccactgggccagccctagatATATATTTCAAGCATCCAAGTGCTGCACAGtacatttctctgataattagggAATACTTATTGCCTGCCCCACTGTGGGATAAATAGATAGGAAATGAGAAATGATTCTGCAGAAATAAGTGATAAAGGaatgaaagaggcagaaaagttTTTGGCACCTAGAAATAATATCTCCAAAGGGTCTTTGGGGGTTAAACATAGGCCAGAAAGTCATGGGTTTCTGATAATgctcttttttcacatttaaataaaattagggTCAAGATCTAGTTTAGATGAGCAGTGAAAACACAGGAGATGCTAAGGAAGGCAGGTGCTACAAATGGAGAAAAACCTATAGGCATTTATCAAACAAAATCCTATTATCTGTTAGAAAACCTTAACATCATCCCATTCCACTCCTTTTCTTCAAAAttgtaaataagaaaaaggcaCACTGTCTACTCAACTAAATGTATTAAGGTAGTATTGAAgggaatggattttttttaattaagattttatttttttcctttttctccccaaagcccccaggtacatagttgcatattcttagttgtgggtccttctagttgtggcatgtgggacgctgcctcagcgtggtttgatgagcagtgccatgtccgtgcccaggattcgaactgcagcggagcgcgcgaacttaaccactcggccacggggccagccccttgaaggGAATGGATTTAAAGGTCATCCAGACCTGGCACTTACTCGTTTATTAACAGCATGACCTTCTGAAGGTAAATTTCCtaatctgtacaatggggatataAAATCcggtattttttaattcaatgcaTGTTTGATTCAATACGTACCATGCGGCAGACACTGAATTAGATGCTGaagatgcagcagtgaacaagacaggcagGGACAGATAGACAATAACCAAGCAAATAAATCCATGAGATAATTCCTCTGAAGGAATAAATAAGGCAAGTACCATGGAGGAAATAAAAGTGTTGTTGTAGAGAGTAATTGAAAGGTGGTGGGAGAGGGCAAGTGGAGATGGGAGTGCAgggaaggtggcatttgagctaaaATCTAAGTGAGCGGACAGCGATgccaagagggagagaggagggaggggtcccAGGCACACTGTTGTGTGGAATAACTGATGAACACAAAGCACTTGGTGGTAAGAAACCACTCAGTAAACAGCTGTTATTCTTATGACCCTATTCACCTTACTCTCAGCTCCTCTGTTTAAATAAGAAGCTGGCCAAATCATAGATCagagggatatatatatatgtatacacacacacacacacacacacacatatatatgaaaagtaaAGGTCCCCAAGAGATTCAGGATTCAGGTTCTGGCATCACCAGTAGATTCCGCAGCTCTGAGTGGTACACCCAAGTCAGGCAGAAGCACTAATTAGCCTCACTCCTGCTGCCAACCCAACTTCTTCCTCAGGAGCCACATCATACGGAACTAATTTAACTCCTTACACCACCAATCCCGCCATGAGTAACCTGGAACTAGGAAAAGCCTCTGAATTTGATTCAATTGATATGCATATGTTGTACCTGAGCTGCTTCTTATTCcgcctatttaaaaaaaattttattgcttttctccccaaacccccccagtacatagttgtgtattttagttgtgggttcttctagttgtggcatgtgggacgctgcctcagcgtggcctggcgagcggtgccacgtctgagtccaggatctgaaccagtgaaaccctgggccgtggcaGTGGAGCatcggaacttaaccactaggccacaaggccagccccaagaccctCTTTTTTAACCACTTAGTGGTTAGCCTCCCTAAGCCAGAGGAAATACCTTTGAGGGATGCCTTTCTATACATCAGGGCACCTCTGCCGAGAGATAAACCCCCAACCAAGAAACTCCTACACAGGAAAGTCTGCCTCATCGGAGCAGGAAGCCCCACCCTGGGCACACACCCAGGATCAGGACTCCCCAATCCACCCAGAGGGCCCTCCACCCCCTTAACTTAAAGGAGGTCTGTATTGCCCAGCAGGGAGACCCCCACTCGGGGATAATCCCTTAATTCATAAGGAAACCTTCTCCCATTCCTGAAGATTCCCCCAATATTTCAGAAgaggactggctacataatttgcggggcccaatgcaaaatgaaaatgtggatcccttgttaaaaaaaattaagaatttcaagaatgAGACAGTAGAGCCTGAAGCCAAGCCCCAGGGCCCCTCTACTGAGACTTCAGTGGTCGCTTGCCCCTGAAGCTGCCCTGGCTTCAGAGATACCCTTTCAGTGAAGGGATGGGCCACCTTAGTCAGAATCTGTAAATCCTTCCGACccggggtggaggtgggggggtgCGTAAGGCTCCCAACTTCCTAAGACTACCCTTGTTCGAGAACACAGTCTGGGACAACATCCGTAAATTTGAAATCACTTCCCCTGGCTCGGGCAGAAGCTCCCCTCTGAGGCTCTGCCTTGGGGGTCTGTGGGCCTCACCGTCTCTCCGCGTGCGGCCCGTTGCCTGGGCAACCGACGCCGCGAGCGGTGCATTGTGGTCTGCAACAAAATGCAGCAGAAAGATCCTGAGGGAACTATTGAGTCCGTCGACCAATGGAAGAGTCCTGGGAGCTGCGTTGAGCCAATGGGGACGCTCgatgggggcggggccggcgggagCAGGGCGGGGCCTAGGCGctaggcggcggcggcgggcttGGGGCTCCTTAGATGCGCCACGGCCTCGGTAGCGACGGACGCTCCTGCTGGGTCTGAGCcttgccagcccctcccccaggagacCGTCGCAGTCGGCCAGCCCCTGCTCCGCGGTGAGACACTCGAGGGCTCCGGGGGCTTCGCAATTTGGTTTCGTCCCCCGCCGGACTTCCCCCGCTGTTCGGTCCGCGCGGCTCGCGCCTTCTGGGGCGGGGGGCGTCGTCCCAGGGGGGCgtggggcgggcgggcggggcgccCCGGGGGAGCTGGCGCCTCGCAGGCGCAGCCCGCGCCCCAACTCCTCACTCCTCTTCTGGGCGTCGCCCTGCAGGTAACCATGTGCGACCGAAAGGCCGTGATCAAAAATGCCGACATGTCGGAGGAGATGCAGCAGGACTCGGTGGAGTGTGCTACTCAGGCGCTGGAGAAATACAACATAGAGAAGGACATTGCGGCCCATATTAAGAAGGTGAGGACGGGGCGCGGGCCGTTTGCGCGCAGCCGAGGCGAGTTACAACTTAGTTCTTTCTCTCCCATCCTGCGTCCCCAGAGCGCCTGGCGGAGATCCTTGGGGGCTCGCGAGGCAGCTCCGGGGGATAGAGGTTTCCAGAAAGGACGCAGATGAATTTTGCGCTCTTCTTGGGCAGACCAGACCCTGGGCGCCCGAAGTTGTTTTATTACCCAGGTCTGCGGGGGAAAACGCCACCTAGCAACGGTTTCTAGGATCGGGGAGCAGCGGTTCCCCCTTCTGCAGGATTCCTGCGCTGAGGATCCATCTGGGTGTTCCGGAGGGGGCGCTGCGTGGGTGTTTCCAGCCGGGCCGGAGGGAGATCTTGCCAGCCTTCCAGTGGGGATTTTAATCTGCAGTTGAGGGAaagtgggtggtggtggtggttgagggctggggtgggggcttggTAAATGGCACTCTGTAGAAACCTGGCAGGACTGCCAACTTCTCCGAGCCTTGTGttctggaagggaaggaagctggCAGCCTAAGCCGTGGGAGGGTTCCAGTTGAGAATGGGAAGATGAAAGACTTAAGATGGAATAGAGATGCCTTTTTTGAGCAACGCAGCAGTGCGTTCGTCTGGCTTGTGAGAATGTTATTCCCCTTAATAGATCTAAAAGACGTTCACGCTGCATACAATATGAGTAGCCAAATTTTGCGTAATTCACAAGAGAGACATGTAAGAATTTTATAGAGAAAGATTAGCTTCGGCTCCTGTCTGTGGTCAGCTAGTGAAGAAATTAACACAGACATTCTAGTCCCCAGAGCCCCTTGGGGTGGGGAAAATAGGGCAAAGTTGTTCCTGCAATTTGCTCTCTTTGTGGACCAGTTAGTAGACAAGCACCATCAGGACAGATGTGGACAGGAGGACTATTGAAatcataattaataaaatttgacCAGGTGGCTCAGATTTTGCTTCCGGCATTCTTAAAGGAACAGTGGAATACCAAGTATCTTGTCCCCTTAAATTTTGATCCACAATAGTTTAGGTGCTAATTGAGGTTTTGTCCTTTTGGAAGTCTTTCGTTTTCAGTGATACTGGAGTGCAGTTAAGGAATTAGTTATAATGGGGAATTTGGGgcttaaatatcattttcttgGATTTTGGGGCCTATGATATACAGTAGGAGGATAGTTAGTTTACACATAAGAACATGATAAACTACAGTTGTTGGTCACCTGCTGTCAATGAATAAGATTACAGAAGTTAGGAAGGTGAAATTACCATGATAACAAAGCACCCTGTCTTTGAGGCTGCCCTTTCTGCCCTTTATTTACTTGCCCAGCCCCCATTCCCAGCTTAGCTCAGATTGCACGTATGTTTGCATTAATGCACTATGTAGGCGACTTGGAGCTTGGGAGCATTCTTTCATTCTAAGAATTTGCAGATGCTAACGTTCCTCCTTTCTGCCCCTACAGGCTCTGCTTCTCTAGGAGGCAAACTCTGACTTCTGGTTTAGCACTAAAattctagtgtttttttttcttccccacccCTAGGAGTTTGACAAGAAGTACAACCCCACCTGGCACTGCATTGTGGGGAGGAACTTCGGTAGTTACGTGACACATGAAACCAAACACTTCATCTACTTCTACCTGGGCCAAGTGGCCATTCTGCTGTTCAAATCTGGTTAAAAGCATGGACTGTGCCACACACCCAGTGATCCATCCAAAAACAAGGACTGCAGCCTAAATTCCAAATACCAGAGACTGAAATCTTCAGCCTTGCCTAAGGGAACAACCTCAATCTTTGAACCTTTATTGTGTTGTTTTGTACAGGGTATTCTCTGTACTAATTTGTTGTGGTTATAAAACAACTAGCAAAACAGcttacatttgtatttattttctattccataCCTCTCTGCCCCatgttttttctcctcaaaatccattcctcacaaaaaaaataaatctgttggAGAAGTGTGTGTTACGATTTGTTCAAATCTAGGGTTCAAGATGGCCTATCGTTTGATCTTGACTAGGTTAGTGGGGCTGAGTCCTTGATGTTTCTGTGGGATATAACAGCCTATTAAGTAGTCTTGAGTCTTTAATTCTTAGCCATCCTGCAACTGTTGTGCATGGAAGAATACTCAGAAGTGCATGTCATGCGTGGCAGAGAAACTTGGATTAAACCTTACTCCTAATCTGACAAATACTATCTTTAAGTGCTCATTTTGTTAAAAGATGTTGCTATAGAATGTTTTGGGCCTTAAGCCTCAGGTGGTGCTGATAAATGTGTACTAGAACTCCTTTAAGCTTTCTATGGCTGTAAATTGGAAGTAAGCTGACAGGGTTGGGCTAATGAGAAATTTGCTGGCCTCTAGGCTattccccctcccctgccttgcCTCTAAGGAAACTAAAGATTAAAGGTGATCTTAAAAGGGAAAAAGTTTTTGAGCAGCAGCCCTCCATGTGTTTCTAATAAAAGTCTTTGCAGGAATTTAAACTTGTAAGCCTGCTGTGCTGTGCTTTAACTAGCTGTGGTCAGAAACCCAATTAACAATTAACATGTGAATTGAAGCTTTCATTAAAAGACCCAATTAAAGCCATGGATAAGTAACCTTCATTAAAGGTTTCCTGCTATCAATTTGAGGAAGACAAGtcttttctataaagaaaagcaatatgGCAGACTTGGCTTTTGTAGGTAGAAAGGAAATATTCCAGAGGCTGAAACAACCCTCACACATCTTGGGAAGTTACAAGGTCCTGGCTTTCTAGTTTCCCTATATTTTCAGTGTTCATGCGAggtaaggttttttgtttttgactttggATTCTAGGAGACACAATTAGGATTTCTGAGCAGCCAGGCTACCGTTAAACAGAGGGTGTGATACGTTTGAACTGATAGATGATGACTCCATCTTAAGAGCAGCATTAGGTCTGTAACGTCTTTgaaggattatttttctttaccagAACTTGGGGTTTTAGGAGTCCTGGTGAAGTTGAGCTGTTAGGAGTGTGAAAATTTCAGGGTAGAGAGGCAAAAATTGTTTTACTGTTGACTGTGGCAGTTAAAATGGGAGAAGAGTTTTTCCCGTTTTCTGCAGAACTGTGGAACACTAGGCTGCAACTGGGGTGATTtaggtatgtatttatataaGCAGACTGAAAATATTCCCgtaattcattttttctctctctctttcccctctttaGTGATCTGGCTCTCTTTCTATTTGAAGCCCAAC
This genomic interval carries:
- the DYNLL1 gene encoding dynein light chain 1, cytoplasmic; protein product: MCDRKAVIKNADMSEEMQQDSVECATQALEKYNIEKDIAAHIKKEFDKKYNPTWHCIVGRNFGSYVTHETKHFIYFYLGQVAILLFKSG